The Solanum lycopersicum chromosome 9, SLM_r2.1 genome window below encodes:
- the LOC101267439 gene encoding uncharacterized protein isoform X2, translating to MAYDNSSTLEPKRSHQWFMDGIEPELLPNKKQAIEVPNHSSFSGLLSSNIAPWMNTPGFHSVSGQYAERQFDNDSARSLSFDDNSVPSVGIGNMNMSRKVMEDPFGSDSSFGLSISHTLEDHKSGLNYSGIRKVKVSQVKEAENFTPVSMGDIYTRGISNAMPTDHAFSKAEDNCIAMGLSFNGGDEHLMSLGDTFNREENSFISMGQPFNKVDSNEISLGHSFNESSSLSMSHPFCKDESNIIMLNQSFSREDDSTISVSHSFNDNNTAISMGQQFGNDDSNITSVGQTINTMADTNPPISHCYSKVNDNAISVSQTYSKVENNNLSMSQSFGNGESNIISFGGFNDDDDINSSGRLICSYDLLMSQSSGQKSDIVTGKRLVESNADTVTTVAQMAGSKEFISKKEEQKATKKPPSNSFPSNVRSLLSTGMLDGVPVKYIAWSREELRGIIKGSGYLCGCQSCNFSKAINAYEFERHAGCKTKHPNNHIYFENGKTIYGIVQELRNTPQDLLFEVIQTITGSSINQKSFRIWKESFLAATRELQRIYGKDEVRRLS from the exons ATGGCTTATGATAACTCATCCACGCTTGAGCCCAAACGTTCCCATCAATGGTTCATGGATGGCATCGAGCCTGAATTGCTTCCCAACAAGAAGCAAGCCATTGAAGTACCTAATCACAGTTCATTCTCTGGACTTTTAAGTTCCAATATTGCCCCCTGGATGAACACTCCAGGTTTCCACTCAGTATCAGGCCAATATGCAGAAAGACAGTTTGACAATGACAGCGCTAGATCGCTCAGCTTTGATGACAACAGTGTTCCATCCGTTGGCATAGGCAACATGAATATGTCTAGAAAGGTGATGGAAGATCCATTTGGAAGTGATTCCTCATTTGGTTTATCCATATCCCATACACTGGAGGATCATAAATCAGGTCTTAACTATAGTGGTATCAGAAAGGTCAAAGTCAGCCAGGTGAAGGAGGCTGAGAATTTCACGCCTGTGTCAATGGGTGATATCTATACCAGAGGGATCAGCAATGCAATGCCAACAGATCATGCTTTTAGTAAGGCTGAGGATAATTGCATAGCTATGGGACTCTCTTTCAATGGAGGTGATGAGCATCTGATGTCATTAGGTGACACATTTAATAGGGAAGAGAACAGTTTCATATCTATGGGTCAACCTTTTAACAAGGTGGATAGCAATGAAATATCACTGGGTCACAGCTTCAACGAGAGCAGCTCACTGTCAATGAGTCACCCTTTTTGTAAAGATGAAAGCAATATTATTATGCTGAATCAAAGTTTTAGCAGAGAGGATGATAGCACAATATCAGTGAGTCACTCATTCAATGACAATAATACTGCCATATCAATGGGTCAGCAATTCGGTAATGATGATAGCAATATTACATCAGTTGGACAAACTATTAATACGATGGCTGACACCAATCCACCTATTAGCCACTGCTACAGCAAAGTCAATGACAATGCCATATCAGTGAGTCAGACCTATAGCAAAGTGGAAAACAATAATTTGTCAATGAGCCAATCTTTTGGCAATGGAGAAAGCAATATCATATCCTTTGGTGGATTCAATGACGATGACGATATAAATTCTTCTGGAAGGCTGATTTGCAGTTATGACTTATTAATGAGTCAGTCTTCAGGCCAAAAATCAGATATTGTGACTGGAAAGCGATTGGTTGAGTCAAATGCGGATACAGTTACAACTGTTGCTCAAATGGCTGGCAGTAAGgaatttatttccaaaaaggAGGAGCAGAAAGCAACTAAAAAGCCTCCTTCGAACAGTTTCCCTTCAAATGTGAGAAGCTTGCTCTCAACTGGTATGTTAGATGGAGTACCTGTCAAGTATATAGCTTGGTCCAGAGAG GAGCTCCGTGGTATTATAAAAGGCTCTGGTTACCTCTGTGGCTGTCAgtcatgtaatttttccaaG GCAATTAACGCTTATGAGTTTGAGCGACATGCTGGTTGTAAGACAAAACACcctaataatcatatatacttTGAGAATGGGAAGACGATCTACGGAATTGTTCAGGAGCTCAGGAACACACCTCAGGATTTACTATTTGAAGTTATTCAGACAATTACTGGATCATCCATTAACCAAAAATCATTTCGCATCTGGAAAG AATCTTTTCTAGCTGCGACACGTGAACTTCAGCGTATATATGGGAAGGATGAGGTCAGACGACTGTCATAA
- the LOC101267439 gene encoding uncharacterized protein isoform X1, giving the protein MAYDNSSTLEPKRSHQWFMDGIEPELLPNKKQAIEVPNHSSFSGLLSSNIAPWMNTPGFHSVSGQYAERQFDNDSARSLSFDDNSVPSVGIGNMNMSRKVMEDPFGSDSSFGLSISHTLEDHKSGLNYSGIRKVKVSQVKEAENFTPVSMGDIYTRGISNAMPTDHAFSKAEDNCIAMGLSFNGGDEHLMSLGDTFNREENSFISMGQPFNKVDSNEISLGHSFNESSSLSMSHPFCKDESNIIMLNQSFSREDDSTISVSHSFNDNNTAISMGQQFGNDDSNITSVGQTINTMADTNPPISHCYSKVNDNAISVSQTYSKVENNNLSMSQSFGNGESNIISFGGFNDDDDINSSGRLICSYDLLMSQSSGQKSDIVTGKRLVESNADTVTTVAQMAGSKEFISKKEEQKATKKPPSNSFPSNVRSLLSTGMLDGVPVKYIAWSREKELRGIIKGSGYLCGCQSCNFSKAINAYEFERHAGCKTKHPNNHIYFENGKTIYGIVQELRNTPQDLLFEVIQTITGSSINQKSFRIWKESFLAATRELQRIYGKDEVRRLS; this is encoded by the exons ATGGCTTATGATAACTCATCCACGCTTGAGCCCAAACGTTCCCATCAATGGTTCATGGATGGCATCGAGCCTGAATTGCTTCCCAACAAGAAGCAAGCCATTGAAGTACCTAATCACAGTTCATTCTCTGGACTTTTAAGTTCCAATATTGCCCCCTGGATGAACACTCCAGGTTTCCACTCAGTATCAGGCCAATATGCAGAAAGACAGTTTGACAATGACAGCGCTAGATCGCTCAGCTTTGATGACAACAGTGTTCCATCCGTTGGCATAGGCAACATGAATATGTCTAGAAAGGTGATGGAAGATCCATTTGGAAGTGATTCCTCATTTGGTTTATCCATATCCCATACACTGGAGGATCATAAATCAGGTCTTAACTATAGTGGTATCAGAAAGGTCAAAGTCAGCCAGGTGAAGGAGGCTGAGAATTTCACGCCTGTGTCAATGGGTGATATCTATACCAGAGGGATCAGCAATGCAATGCCAACAGATCATGCTTTTAGTAAGGCTGAGGATAATTGCATAGCTATGGGACTCTCTTTCAATGGAGGTGATGAGCATCTGATGTCATTAGGTGACACATTTAATAGGGAAGAGAACAGTTTCATATCTATGGGTCAACCTTTTAACAAGGTGGATAGCAATGAAATATCACTGGGTCACAGCTTCAACGAGAGCAGCTCACTGTCAATGAGTCACCCTTTTTGTAAAGATGAAAGCAATATTATTATGCTGAATCAAAGTTTTAGCAGAGAGGATGATAGCACAATATCAGTGAGTCACTCATTCAATGACAATAATACTGCCATATCAATGGGTCAGCAATTCGGTAATGATGATAGCAATATTACATCAGTTGGACAAACTATTAATACGATGGCTGACACCAATCCACCTATTAGCCACTGCTACAGCAAAGTCAATGACAATGCCATATCAGTGAGTCAGACCTATAGCAAAGTGGAAAACAATAATTTGTCAATGAGCCAATCTTTTGGCAATGGAGAAAGCAATATCATATCCTTTGGTGGATTCAATGACGATGACGATATAAATTCTTCTGGAAGGCTGATTTGCAGTTATGACTTATTAATGAGTCAGTCTTCAGGCCAAAAATCAGATATTGTGACTGGAAAGCGATTGGTTGAGTCAAATGCGGATACAGTTACAACTGTTGCTCAAATGGCTGGCAGTAAGgaatttatttccaaaaaggAGGAGCAGAAAGCAACTAAAAAGCCTCCTTCGAACAGTTTCCCTTCAAATGTGAGAAGCTTGCTCTCAACTGGTATGTTAGATGGAGTACCTGTCAAGTATATAGCTTGGTCCAGAGAG AAGGAGCTCCGTGGTATTATAAAAGGCTCTGGTTACCTCTGTGGCTGTCAgtcatgtaatttttccaaG GCAATTAACGCTTATGAGTTTGAGCGACATGCTGGTTGTAAGACAAAACACcctaataatcatatatacttTGAGAATGGGAAGACGATCTACGGAATTGTTCAGGAGCTCAGGAACACACCTCAGGATTTACTATTTGAAGTTATTCAGACAATTACTGGATCATCCATTAACCAAAAATCATTTCGCATCTGGAAAG AATCTTTTCTAGCTGCGACACGTGAACTTCAGCGTATATATGGGAAGGATGAGGTCAGACGACTGTCATAA